The following proteins are co-located in the Chryseobacterium scophthalmum genome:
- a CDS encoding GEVED domain-containing protein: MKKVLFTCMMVFGILSSAQISYTYGWEPTGDGSWTSSGSSGWFDRSETTPCSGTASMRANNYYNASSYLVSPALTGTNGGDLNVSFAYKVTEYSSNGTGASLADLGVIKLDWATSTTGPWTTAYTIDNTNHVVSASCATKTATITGLPASGNLFIRFEAKSGLDTSDNYVYFDDINITQGAAPSCPSPGSVVLSSFTANSASVSWTAPATAPASGYQVYYSTTNTAPTASTVLNATNSVSSATASANIPGLSANTAYYVWVRSSCSTTDKSIWIGPVNVYTGYCLPSTTNQDSWISDFTSTGATTNMAYSSTAGGAGGYQNLTATNKISNYAGSVTPISLTAGGPTVGFAVWVDWNNNLTFESSESVYATTSYVTSTSGATITVPAGTALGNYRMRVVVNYNNSVPSDPCEAFARGEYIDFTFEVTAVPSCLVPAAVASSAVTSNSATISWTAPTPAPANGYEYYYSTTNSTPNSGTVITGTSQPLTLLAPLTTYYYWVRSVCSSSSVSTWATGSFTTLATPPANDACSSAIALTPGLNFAQNPLMGTTAGSTNIPALTASCLFTPTNVGGNVWYTVVVPASGSLTIETAAVTGSPLTDTVLSVFTGCSSTTSIACDDDSGTDSFSKIMLTGQTPGATLYVSVWKYSTATDGAFQISAYDASLSTSESVKAKNDIKVYPNPFADVLNISDVSNVKSISVMDIAGRLVKSFDKPESTLHLRGLNSGMYLVVLNMKDGSKQTIKAIKK; this comes from the coding sequence ATGAAAAAAGTTTTATTTACATGTATGATGGTATTTGGTATATTGTCATCAGCACAAATTTCTTACACTTACGGATGGGAACCTACTGGGGATGGGTCTTGGACTTCTAGTGGTTCTTCTGGATGGTTTGATAGATCAGAAACGACACCATGTAGTGGAACAGCAAGTATGAGGGCAAATAATTATTACAATGCCTCTTCTTACTTGGTGTCTCCTGCGTTAACAGGAACAAATGGCGGGGATTTAAATGTTAGTTTTGCTTATAAAGTTACCGAATATTCTAGTAATGGTACAGGTGCTTCGCTAGCTGATTTAGGAGTCATAAAATTAGATTGGGCAACTTCGACAACAGGGCCGTGGACAACGGCTTATACGATAGATAATACAAACCATGTCGTATCTGCATCTTGTGCTACTAAAACAGCTACTATTACTGGTCTACCGGCTTCTGGAAATTTGTTTATTAGGTTTGAAGCAAAATCAGGGCTCGATACATCAGATAACTATGTCTATTTTGATGATATTAATATAACTCAAGGTGCTGCACCATCTTGCCCAAGTCCGGGTTCTGTAGTTTTATCTTCATTTACGGCAAACTCAGCTTCTGTTTCGTGGACAGCTCCGGCTACAGCTCCCGCAAGTGGCTATCAGGTTTATTATAGCACTACAAATACTGCACCTACAGCTTCCACAGTTTTGAATGCTACCAACTCTGTGTCTTCAGCTACAGCCTCTGCTAATATTCCTGGTTTATCTGCTAATACAGCATATTATGTCTGGGTAAGATCATCTTGTTCTACTACGGATAAAAGTATTTGGATAGGGCCTGTAAATGTGTATACGGGTTATTGTTTGCCATCTACTACAAATCAGGATTCTTGGATTTCAGATTTTACTTCTACGGGAGCTACTACCAATATGGCATATTCTTCTACAGCTGGAGGAGCAGGAGGTTATCAGAATTTAACGGCTACCAATAAGATATCAAACTATGCAGGAAGTGTAACTCCTATTTCATTAACCGCAGGTGGTCCAACTGTTGGTTTTGCGGTTTGGGTTGATTGGAATAATAACTTAACTTTTGAATCATCAGAAAGTGTATATGCTACGACTTCTTATGTTACAAGTACCTCTGGTGCAACCATTACAGTTCCCGCTGGAACTGCACTCGGGAATTATAGAATGAGAGTGGTTGTAAATTATAACAATAGCGTGCCGTCTGATCCTTGTGAAGCATTTGCAAGAGGTGAATATATCGACTTTACATTTGAAGTGACAGCAGTTCCGTCATGTTTAGTTCCTGCTGCAGTAGCATCTTCTGCCGTAACAAGTAACTCTGCTACGATTTCTTGGACAGCTCCTACACCAGCTCCAGCAAATGGATATGAGTATTATTATTCTACAACTAACTCAACTCCTAATTCAGGAACTGTGATTACAGGTACTTCACAACCTTTAACACTTCTTGCTCCGCTTACTACTTATTATTATTGGGTAAGATCGGTATGTTCTTCAAGTTCAGTGAGCACTTGGGCTACAGGTTCGTTTACTACACTCGCTACGCCTCCGGCTAATGATGCTTGTTCTTCAGCAATTGCCTTAACTCCAGGATTGAACTTTGCTCAGAATCCTTTAATGGGTACAACTGCTGGTTCTACAAACATACCTGCTTTAACGGCTAGTTGTTTATTCACACCAACTAACGTGGGTGGAAACGTGTGGTATACCGTTGTGGTGCCTGCATCAGGAAGTTTGACTATTGAAACGGCTGCTGTTACCGGTTCTCCATTAACTGATACTGTACTTTCTGTGTTTACTGGTTGTTCTTCTACAACATCAATTGCTTGTGATGACGATAGTGGTACCGATTCTTTCTCGAAAATTATGTTAACAGGACAAACTCCAGGAGCTACATTGTATGTAAGTGTATGGAAATACTCAACAGCTACAGATGGAGCTTTCCAGATTTCTGCTTATGATGCAAGTTTATCAACATCAGAAAGTGTTAAGGCTAAAAATGATATCAAAGTTTATCCAAATCCATTCGCTGATGTATTGAATATTTCAGATGTTAGTAATGTGAAATCTATTTCTGTAATGGATATTGCAGGTAGATTAGTGAAATCTTTTGATAAACCGGAATCTACACTTCATTTAAGAGGGTTAAATTCAGGAATGTATTTAGTTGTTCTGAATATGAAAGATGGTTCTAAGCAAACGATTAAAGCAATTAAAAAATAA
- a CDS encoding ion transporter, with the protein MEREHNLVPGDKLWKRFLFRIIYRADTKLGKLFDITLLSLILVSTFIIMMESVPKLDKKYHVYFIISEWVISVFFTAEYWARIAVLKNKKHYIFSFFGIIDFLSLVPFFLSFFFPVTKYFLIFRMLRMLRVFRVFNLLDFMNDGSVIVRALRNSSRKIYIFLLFLIIFSVIVGSLMFMVEGGRPGFETIPQSIYWAVVTVTTVGYGDVSPITPMGKFFAVILMLAGYSIIAVPTGIVTAEMRNKRQNLELVCDRCGNEDIDDDARYCKQCGKKLA; encoded by the coding sequence ATGGAAAGAGAGCACAATCTTGTTCCTGGAGATAAACTTTGGAAAAGATTTTTGTTTAGGATCATTTACCGAGCAGATACAAAACTCGGAAAACTGTTTGATATTACGCTTTTATCGCTTATTTTGGTGAGCACTTTCATTATTATGATGGAAAGCGTACCTAAACTTGATAAAAAATACCACGTTTATTTCATCATTTCTGAATGGGTGATCTCTGTATTTTTTACAGCAGAATATTGGGCAAGAATTGCTGTTTTAAAAAATAAGAAACATTACATTTTCAGCTTTTTTGGTATAATTGATTTTCTTTCTTTAGTTCCGTTTTTTCTGAGTTTCTTTTTTCCTGTCACCAAATATTTTCTGATCTTCAGAATGCTCAGAATGCTGCGTGTTTTCAGGGTTTTCAACCTGTTAGATTTTATGAATGATGGATCTGTTATTGTACGAGCTTTAAGGAACAGTTCAAGAAAAATATATATTTTCCTTTTATTCTTAATTATTTTTTCCGTGATCGTTGGTTCTCTGATGTTTATGGTGGAAGGTGGAAGACCTGGTTTTGAAACGATCCCGCAATCTATTTATTGGGCTGTAGTAACGGTAACAACGGTGGGCTATGGTGATGTTTCGCCAATTACTCCGATGGGGAAATTTTTTGCGGTTATTTTGATGCTTGCCGGTTATTCTATTATTGCGGTTCCTACAGGAATTGTAACGGCAGAAATGAGGAATAAAAGACAAAACTTGGAATTAGTCTGCGACCGATGCGGAAATGAAGATATTGACGATGATGCACGGTATTGTAAACAGTGTGGCAAGAAATTGGCATAA
- a CDS encoding Nif3-like dinuclear metal center hexameric protein, protein MTIKEVISIIEKQIAMPQAEDFDNVGLLCGLPNRIVSGVLVCHDALESVIDEAIAKNCNLVVCFHPIIFSGLKSLTGKNYVERAVLKAIENKVAIYAIHTAFDNDYSGVNAGICNALGLKNLKILQPKKNNLKQLNVYVPSDYSEQLKEALFSAGAGNIGFYDECSFKTKGNGTFRPIEGSNPFSGQQNVRENADENMISVIFEAYKQHQIIAAMKEVHPYEEVVHQIYSLDNENQYSGLGMYGEFDQEMDEKDFLRFIKDKFNVEVIKHSEFTGKKIKRVGVLGGSGASGIKSALAKKCDAYITGDLKYHDYFQAESKILLCDVGHYESEQWVAQQLFEILSQKISTFAILNSSEKTNPVNYFL, encoded by the coding sequence ATGACAATTAAAGAAGTAATTTCTATTATAGAAAAACAGATTGCAATGCCACAGGCGGAAGATTTTGATAATGTAGGACTTCTGTGCGGATTACCTAACCGTATTGTAAGCGGAGTTTTAGTTTGTCATGATGCTTTAGAAAGTGTGATTGATGAGGCGATTGCCAAAAATTGTAATCTTGTGGTGTGTTTTCATCCTATCATTTTTTCAGGTTTAAAATCTCTTACCGGCAAAAATTATGTTGAAAGAGCGGTTTTAAAAGCAATTGAAAATAAAGTTGCCATTTATGCTATTCACACCGCTTTTGATAATGATTATTCTGGAGTAAATGCAGGAATTTGCAATGCTTTAGGGTTAAAAAATTTAAAAATACTTCAACCGAAGAAAAATAATTTAAAGCAGTTAAATGTTTATGTTCCCAGTGATTATTCTGAACAGTTGAAAGAAGCTCTTTTTTCGGCAGGAGCCGGAAACATCGGTTTTTATGATGAATGTAGTTTTAAAACCAAAGGAAACGGAACTTTCAGACCAATTGAAGGTTCAAACCCTTTTTCAGGACAGCAGAATGTGAGAGAAAATGCAGATGAAAATATGATTTCTGTAATTTTTGAAGCGTATAAACAACATCAGATTATTGCGGCAATGAAAGAAGTGCATCCTTATGAAGAAGTGGTGCACCAGATTTATTCTTTAGATAATGAAAACCAATATTCAGGGTTGGGAATGTATGGTGAATTTGATCAGGAGATGGATGAAAAAGATTTTCTGAGATTTATTAAAGATAAATTTAATGTTGAGGTGATTAAGCATTCAGAGTTTACAGGTAAAAAAATAAAAAGAGTAGGGGTTTTGGGAGGTTCCGGAGCAAGCGGAATAAAGTCTGCTCTCGCAAAAAAATGTGATGCATATATCACGGGCGATCTCAAATATCATGATTATTTTCAGGCAGAATCTAAAATATTGCTTTGTGATGTAGGACATTATGAATCAGAACAATGGGTTGCTCAACAATTATTTGAAATTTTATCACAAAAAATTAGTACATTTGCAATCTTAAATTCTAGCGAAAAAACAAACCCAGTAAATTATTTCCTTTAG
- a CDS encoding zinc ribbon domain-containing protein codes for MANLTDISVEEKLRALYDLQIIDSRLDEIRNTRGELPIEVEDLEIEIEGLETRAEKFHADIKEQNDQINTKNEVINHAKTLIDKYKSQQDSVRNNKEFEALGKEIEYQELEIQLSEKRIKEYGAKIAHKEETLNELTTKINDLKNHLKFKKEELEGLVSETQKEEEYLLEKSKEFAAKIDERLLASYHRIRTSSSTGLAVVGLERGAPKGSFFTIPPQKQMEIAQRKKIIIDEHSGKILVDDELVMEENEKMKSVIKF; via the coding sequence ATGGCAAATTTAACAGATATTTCAGTTGAAGAAAAATTAAGAGCTTTATATGATTTACAGATCATAGATTCAAGATTAGACGAGATTCGTAACACAAGAGGAGAATTGCCAATCGAAGTTGAAGATCTTGAAATTGAAATTGAGGGTCTTGAGACAAGAGCTGAAAAATTTCATGCAGATATTAAAGAGCAGAATGATCAAATCAATACTAAAAATGAGGTGATCAATCATGCAAAAACACTTATTGATAAATACAAATCTCAACAGGATAGCGTAAGAAACAATAAAGAGTTTGAAGCTTTAGGAAAGGAGATAGAATATCAGGAACTTGAAATTCAGCTTTCTGAAAAAAGAATCAAAGAATATGGAGCTAAAATAGCTCATAAAGAAGAAACTTTGAATGAGCTGACTACAAAAATCAACGATTTGAAGAATCACCTTAAATTCAAAAAAGAAGAATTGGAAGGTCTTGTTTCTGAAACTCAGAAAGAAGAAGAATACCTTCTTGAAAAGTCTAAAGAATTTGCTGCTAAAATCGACGAAAGATTGTTGGCTTCTTATCACAGAATCAGAACAAGCTCTTCTACAGGTTTAGCGGTTGTAGGTCTTGAAAGAGGTGCACCGAAAGGATCATTCTTTACAATCCCTCCTCAAAAGCAAATGGAAATTGCTCAGAGAAAGAAAATCATTATTGATGAGCATTCAGGGAAAATCCTTGTAGATGACGAATTGGTAATGGAAGAAAACGAAAAAATGAAATCAGTAATTAAATTCTAA
- a CDS encoding AMP-dependent synthetase/ligase, with protein MSIKRLFDIPHYALEHLPKSDMFVTKYHGEWKKTSTQEFINQGNKISRGLLKLGIKPGDKIALITTNSRTEWAVMDLGLSQIGVVSVPVYPSISPEDYEFIFNNAEIKYCFVSDKELLAKVMKIKHNVSSLQGVFTFDNVSGAANWKEILDLGEDDSTQIEVEDLSKAINTEDLATLIYTSGTTGKPKGVMLTHENIVSNVLGSIPRIPKKKSLDYKDTRVLSFLPICHIFERMLFYLFQYNGFSIYFAESIEKMGENVKEVKPHYMSVVPRLVEKVYDKIYNTGSNAGGLKQKIFFWALQLIQKKKEVSKPSGLQEIIADKLVFKKWREGLGGEIITLVSGSAALSSRLNLMFQNAGIPILEGYGLTETSPVISVNSFGKMKVGTVGHPLDNLTVKIQQDGEITVKGPSVFKSYFKNDEQTKEAFTEDGYFKTGDIGHIDSDGFLQITDRKKEMFKTSGGKYIAPQTIENLAKASKFIEQIMVVGDGEKMPTALVQPDFEFAKNWAMRNNLNIGTTPQEIAKSTELKARIEKEIDDINEHLGNWERIKKIELTPEVWGIEAGLLTPTLKLKRKAIKEKFIDLYNKMYEHHD; from the coding sequence ATGTCAATCAAAAGATTATTCGATATACCTCATTATGCTTTAGAGCATCTTCCTAAAAGCGATATGTTTGTCACCAAATACCATGGTGAATGGAAAAAAACTTCTACACAGGAATTTATCAATCAGGGAAATAAGATTTCGAGAGGTCTTTTAAAACTGGGCATCAAACCTGGTGATAAGATTGCATTGATCACAACAAACTCACGTACAGAATGGGCAGTGATGGATCTTGGACTTTCGCAAATTGGTGTGGTTTCTGTACCAGTTTACCCAAGTATTTCGCCGGAAGACTACGAATTTATCTTTAATAATGCCGAAATTAAGTACTGTTTTGTCTCCGATAAAGAATTACTTGCCAAAGTAATGAAGATTAAACATAATGTATCAAGCTTACAAGGTGTTTTTACTTTTGATAACGTGAGCGGAGCAGCCAACTGGAAAGAAATTCTTGATCTGGGTGAAGATGATTCTACACAAATTGAAGTGGAAGATCTTTCTAAGGCAATCAATACCGAAGATTTGGCAACTTTAATCTATACTTCCGGAACTACAGGAAAACCAAAAGGAGTAATGTTGACTCACGAAAATATTGTTTCTAATGTTTTAGGCTCAATTCCGAGAATTCCAAAAAAGAAAAGTCTGGATTACAAAGATACACGAGTATTAAGCTTTTTACCTATCTGTCATATTTTTGAGAGAATGCTGTTTTACCTTTTTCAATATAACGGTTTTTCAATTTATTTTGCTGAAAGTATCGAAAAAATGGGCGAAAATGTAAAAGAAGTAAAACCTCATTACATGAGTGTTGTTCCTCGTTTGGTAGAAAAAGTATACGATAAAATTTATAATACCGGTTCTAATGCAGGTGGTTTAAAACAGAAAATTTTCTTCTGGGCTTTACAATTAATCCAAAAAAAGAAAGAGGTTTCAAAACCTTCAGGATTACAGGAAATTATAGCCGACAAACTGGTTTTCAAAAAATGGAGAGAAGGTTTGGGCGGTGAAATCATCACTTTAGTTTCAGGATCGGCGGCTTTGTCTTCCCGACTCAATTTAATGTTCCAAAACGCAGGAATTCCTATTTTGGAAGGTTATGGTTTGACTGAAACTTCCCCCGTAATTTCGGTAAACTCTTTTGGAAAAATGAAAGTGGGAACTGTAGGACATCCATTGGATAATTTAACGGTAAAAATTCAACAGGATGGAGAGATTACCGTAAAAGGACCTTCAGTTTTTAAAAGTTATTTTAAAAATGACGAGCAAACCAAAGAGGCATTTACAGAAGACGGATATTTCAAAACCGGAGACATCGGTCACATCGACAGTGATGGTTTCCTGCAGATTACCGACCGTAAGAAGGAAATGTTTAAAACTTCCGGAGGAAAATATATTGCCCCACAAACGATTGAAAATTTAGCAAAAGCCTCGAAATTTATCGAACAGATTATGGTTGTTGGTGACGGCGAAAAAATGCCAACCGCTTTGGTACAACCCGATTTTGAATTCGCAAAAAACTGGGCAATGAGAAATAATCTAAATATCGGTACAACTCCACAAGAAATTGCTAAAAGTACTGAACTAAAAGCAAGAATAGAAAAAGAGATTGATGACATCAACGAACATCTAGGAAACTGGGAAAGAATCAAGAAAATTGAACTGACGCCAGAAGTTTGGGGAATTGAGGCGGGACTTCTTACGCCGACTTTAAAGCTTAAACGTAAAGCGATTAAAGAAAAGTTTATTGATCTTTACAATAAGATGTATGAGCATCATGACTAA
- a CDS encoding acyl-CoA dehydrogenase, which yields MDFNLSEEQLMIQQAARDFAQTELLPEVIERDRDQKFPAEQVKKMGEMGLLGMMVDPKYGGAGMDSVSYVLAMEEIAKVDASAAVVMSVNNSLVCAGLEKFASEEQKVKYLTPLASGQVIGAFALSEPEAGSDATSQQTTAEDKGDYYLLNGIKNWITNGGTASYYIVIAQTNPEKKHKGINAFIVERGWEGFEIGTKEDKLGIRGSDTHSLLFNNVKVPKENRIGEDGFGFNFAMAVLNGGRIGIASQALGIASGAYELALKYAKTRKAFKTEIINHQAIAFKLADMATQITAARMLCFKAACEKDAGKDISESGAMAKLYASQVAMDTTIEAVQIHGGYGYVKEYHVERMMRDAKITQIYEGTSEIQKIVISRSISK from the coding sequence ATGGACTTTAATTTATCAGAAGAACAGCTGATGATTCAGCAGGCAGCAAGAGATTTTGCACAAACCGAACTTTTACCTGAAGTAATTGAAAGAGATCGTGACCAGAAGTTTCCGGCTGAGCAAGTGAAGAAAATGGGGGAGATGGGACTTTTAGGAATGATGGTTGACCCAAAATACGGTGGAGCAGGAATGGACAGCGTTTCTTACGTTTTGGCAATGGAAGAAATCGCAAAAGTTGATGCTTCTGCTGCTGTGGTAATGTCTGTAAACAACTCTTTGGTGTGTGCAGGTCTTGAAAAATTTGCTTCTGAAGAGCAAAAAGTGAAATATCTTACTCCTCTTGCAAGCGGACAGGTAATCGGAGCTTTTGCTTTATCTGAGCCTGAAGCGGGTTCTGATGCGACATCTCAACAAACTACTGCTGAAGATAAAGGAGACTACTATTTATTAAATGGTATTAAAAACTGGATCACAAACGGCGGAACTGCATCTTATTATATCGTAATTGCACAAACTAATCCTGAGAAAAAACATAAAGGAATCAACGCTTTCATCGTTGAAAGAGGTTGGGAAGGTTTCGAAATCGGAACGAAAGAAGATAAATTAGGAATCAGAGGAAGTGATACGCATTCTTTGCTTTTCAATAACGTAAAAGTACCAAAAGAAAACAGAATTGGTGAAGACGGTTTCGGATTCAATTTCGCAATGGCTGTTTTGAACGGTGGTAGAATCGGTATTGCTTCTCAGGCTTTAGGTATTGCTTCAGGAGCTTACGAATTGGCTTTGAAGTATGCTAAAACAAGAAAGGCTTTCAAAACTGAAATCATCAATCACCAGGCGATTGCTTTCAAATTAGCAGATATGGCAACTCAGATCACCGCTGCAAGAATGCTTTGCTTTAAAGCGGCTTGTGAAAAAGATGCCGGAAAAGATATTTCTGAAAGTGGAGCAATGGCAAAATTATACGCTTCTCAGGTTGCAATGGATACAACCATTGAAGCTGTGCAAATTCACGGTGGATATGGATATGTGAAAGAATATCACGTAGAAAGAATGATGCGTGATGCAAAAATCACCCAGATTTATGAAGGAACTTCTGAAATCCAAAAAATTGTGATTTCTAGAAGTATTTCTAAATAA
- a CDS encoding DUF4349 domain-containing protein: MKKFIVLVAVSSVFVMCKKGEATQPQLENAISSADSTVANVSEKINSINNEAEAVFDSASIKIKDFEKTKSEAVQKMEATSKSIDSLSEKIGSMKLESKSEKKDSLHKIVVNVPAPKVIKETKIVYKDRPKPVEKVSQNIMQKTGVLELNVTDAETAKETVKELVKKYDGFVKSENTSLNNNDTKIAYLKVKVPIQKFDYLMDDLSFNIGDVENKGIDVNGQDFVNNTLCDMEITLYGTSEAALVNSKPETFGGKSLAAISSGWEVITSIFLFILPLWPLFVMAGIGYYFYKKKNNKQSENQSN; this comes from the coding sequence ATGAAAAAGTTCATCGTATTAGTTGCAGTATCAAGCGTATTTGTAATGTGTAAAAAAGGTGAAGCGACACAGCCTCAGTTAGAAAACGCAATTAGCAGTGCAGATAGTACTGTTGCAAATGTTAGTGAGAAAATCAATTCAATTAATAATGAGGCAGAAGCAGTATTCGACTCTGCAAGTATTAAAATTAAAGATTTCGAAAAAACAAAAAGCGAAGCCGTTCAAAAAATGGAGGCAACCTCAAAAAGCATTGACTCTTTATCTGAAAAAATAGGTAGTATGAAACTGGAATCAAAATCTGAAAAGAAAGATTCTCTTCATAAAATTGTGGTGAATGTTCCGGCTCCGAAAGTAATTAAAGAAACTAAAATCGTCTACAAAGACAGACCAAAACCTGTAGAAAAAGTTTCACAGAATATTATGCAGAAAACCGGAGTTTTGGAGCTGAATGTAACCGATGCCGAAACAGCTAAAGAAACTGTAAAAGAATTGGTGAAAAAATATGACGGTTTTGTAAAAAGTGAAAATACATCTCTGAATAACAACGACACCAAAATTGCTTATCTAAAAGTAAAAGTTCCGATTCAGAAATTTGATTATCTGATGGACGACCTTAGTTTTAATATCGGAGATGTAGAAAATAAAGGAATCGATGTGAACGGACAGGATTTTGTAAACAACACATTATGCGACATGGAAATTACACTTTACGGAACTTCAGAAGCCGCATTAGTAAATAGTAAACCTGAAACATTTGGCGGAAAATCTTTAGCAGCAATATCTTCCGGATGGGAAGTGATTACCTCGATTTTCTTATTTATTCTTCCGCTTTGGCCACTTTTTGTAATGGCCGGAATTGGTTATTATTTCTACAAAAAGAAAAACAATAAACAGTCTGAAAATCAATCAAACTAA